In Pyricularia oryzae 70-15 chromosome 2, whole genome shotgun sequence, one genomic interval encodes:
- a CDS encoding peroxisomal dehydratase — translation MSGPGVGFEYPPTEVSWMKRDVLLFANSIGCKSDELHFLYELHPDFAVFPTYPVVLPFKTNTQEVIDFYAAQKSVTIPGVPEFDPTRVVDGQRRIEFLRPLPATSAGKRFEARTKVLGVYDKGRPGTVVETQTDLVDAGTGDVYTRATGSAFYVAQGNWGGPKGPATVNYPPPKGKTPDAVLEDATTLETPLLYRLNGDYNPLHATPEPGAKMGFGGVIVHGLWQWNSTCHQLLRHLGGSDPRNIKEYQARFASPVRPGVKLATSVWRTGKVEDGFEEIIFETKVVGGKTCLSNGRALIKVVGPAKGAKL, via the exons ATGTCTGGCCCCGGCGTCGGTTTCGAGTATCCTCCCACAGAGGTGTCATGGATGAAGCGTGACGTCCTTCTGTTTGCCAACTCAATTGGCTGCAAGTCTGATGAGCTTCACTTTTTATAC GAGCTGCACCCCGACTTTGCCGTCTTCCCTACCTATCCCGTCGTTCTGC CCTTCAAGACCAACACCCAGGAGGTGATCGACTTCTACGCCGCCCAAAAGTCCGTCACCATCCCCGGCGTTCCCGAGTTCGACCCGACCCGCGTCGTCGACGGCCAGCGCCGCATCGAGTTCCTCCGCCCCCTGCCCGCCACCTCTGCAGGCAAGCGCTTCGAGGCCCGCACCAAGGTGCTGGGCGTGTATGACAAGGGCCGCCCGGGCACCGTGGTGGAGACACAGACGGACCTGGTCGACGCCGGCACGGGCGACGTGTACACGCGCGCCACGGGCTCGGCATTTTACGTCGCGCAGGGCAACTGGGGCGGACCCAAGGGCCCCGCGACGGTCAACTACCCGCCGCCCAAGGGCAAGACGCCCGACGCCGTGCTCGAGGATGCCACCACGCTCGAGACCCCGCTGCTGTACCGCCTCAACGGCGACTACAACCCGCTGCACGCCACGCCCGAGCCCGGCGCGAAGATGGGCTTCGGCGGAGTCATCGTCCACGGCCTCTGGCAGTGGAACTCGACCTGCCACCAGCTGCTGCGCCACCTCGGCGGCAGTGACCCCCGCAACATCAAGGAGTACCAGGCCCGCTTCGCCAGCCCCGTCCGCCCGGGCGTCAAGCTTGCCACCTCGGTCTGGAGGACCGGTAAGGTCGAGGATGGCTTTGAAGAGATCATCTTTGAGACCAAGGTCGTCGGTGGCAAGACCTGCCTCAGCAACGGCCGCGCCTTGATCAAGGTCGTCGGCCCTGCAAAGGGTGCCAAGTTGTAA